The Megalops cyprinoides isolate fMegCyp1 chromosome 12, fMegCyp1.pri, whole genome shotgun sequence genome contains a region encoding:
- the LOC118786629 gene encoding cytochrome c oxidase assembly protein COX16 homolog, mitochondrial — protein MWSRFKAIQKNKTARYGIPMLLLVIGGSFGLREFTQIRYDAQKLKKKLDPALEARVNLQKQSVILEEEYEKMKDLNVDGWKNIRGPRPWEDSREYQDQQRAQQSKGL, from the exons ATGTGGAGTCGATTTAAGGCTATACAGAAGAACAAAACTGCCAGATATGGCATTCCGATGCTG TTGCTGGTCATTGGCGGCTCTTTCGGACTCCGAGAATTCACACAGATTCGATATGACGCACAGAAGCTAAAGAAGAAG ctTGACCCAGCGCTGGAGGCCCGAGTGAACCTCCAGAAGCAGTCCGTCATTCTGGAGGAGGAGTACGAG AAAATGAAGGATCTGAATGTAGATGGTTGGAAAAATATCCGGGGGCCACGTCCATGGGAGGACTCCCGCGAGTACCAGGACCAGCAGCGGGCCCAGCAGAGCAAGGGGCTGTAG